The Candidatus Zixiibacteriota bacterium genome includes a window with the following:
- a CDS encoding DUF3052 domain-containing protein — MAGYSTTPLLAKLGIKPGIRIRLVNEPDNYLRLVGPLPPDVTIVDARAKIADFIHCFATQRPRLAALLPQFLKQLERNGMIWISWPKKTAKVP; from the coding sequence CCCCCCTGCTCGCCAAACTCGGCATCAAACCCGGTATTCGTATTCGCCTCGTGAACGAGCCCGACAACTACCTGCGTCTCGTCGGACCGCTGCCGCCGGATGTCACCATCGTCGACGCCCGCGCCAAGATCGCCGATTTCATTCATTGCTTTGCCACTCAGCGCCCGCGCCTGGCCGCACTGTTGCCGCAATTCCTCAAACAGTTGGAACGGAACGGCATGATTTGGATTTCTTGGCCGAAAAAAACCGCCAAGGTCCC